Below is a window of Carassius gibelio isolate Cgi1373 ecotype wild population from Czech Republic chromosome B23, carGib1.2-hapl.c, whole genome shotgun sequence DNA.
gtttctgtctattAAAGTAGGCCTATTATCTGACCTGTCTGCACTGCAGAACTTGTGACTAGACACTTTGCTCCCCCGTGAACGTTTATGTGAACTATGAGCTAAAATAAACTTAAAGTCATTCATATAGGCTACAATACGCAGGGTAGCAGCAGGCAAGCGTGCGCTTCTTCTTGAACAAAGCGAGGTGCGTGCGCGTTCATGTGCTCGCCCATCCTCCCACTCAGAATCAGTTCAACAGTTCACCGTGCAGCCTATAGTGACGTTTCACTTTAATTAAGCCAACATTCATCATTTCCCCCGACATTCTTAATGAGAAGTCTTAGCTGACTGTTGCTGCAGATAGCCTAGAGCACTCCTGGAAAATAGACTTATTTCGTTTGTTTGTCTATACACGTCTGAGTTTGTGCGTATAATTAGTCCCATAACTGACCATGATGGAGAGGTTGTTGTCAGGGCTCATTGAAAGTGATACGCAATTACATAGTGGGCCAACAAATTATGCATAATGCACATAATAAGTTTGTTCAATAGACAAGCTGttagtgtttttttcctttttttattcatgtaGCTGCAACGTAGACATGAGGGCACGATAAGAAGACTTTAGTAGGCTACTGATAAATGTATGAATAAACCAGAATATTTGAGGCATTAGCAGTTTACAAGATTAAAGGATTATCGTGCTGGTGGTCAGCTATGCACTATGCACAGCAGGTGAAAAAAACTCTTTAACTGACCCAAGAACGAGCATCTCGCTTATTatctttattaatattactattaacaGTAGTATAACTAGGATTAGTGTCATGAAATTGACTAAAATCCTCCCTTAACCACCCTTAACACCGAATCCTGACGACAGTTCTTGGTTTTTGGGCTAATCACCTTCTATTCTCGAAGATCAATTCTCGTATTGGAGCTAATCACCTCTATTCCTCTCCTTAAGCTCTGGCAACGAAAAGTGCATTAGCATTTTGCCATGGCGTGTATATCTAAGTGGCTTAAAAAGTGATTTGAAGTTGATTTGTATATAAAAGGCGTCCCTTTAACCGGATTGCCGCTAATCTGCGCCACATCGCATGAGTGTTTCAGGAAAACCTGTTTAAGATCCTTCAAGAGTATAAGATCAGGCTAAGCCCAGAAAAGCAGCCCTCATTAAATACCACTAACAAAAGCGCACTTCCTTCAGTTAGCCATTTACTTCAATCcctcagagaaaaaaaagtgttctctctccttttctctccgaTTCTTTCATTGCGACTTCAAACACCTTATATGTGCTCAATATATGCCGATTTAATATTTGCCAAAGGCTCGTAATTCTTTGAGCAGACGATGCCATAAATGTATGGAGTCAAAACTGACAGCAAAATACTTTTAGATTCGTGCCTTTACTGACCACATGCGATCAAGGGAGGTCTGCAGTCCAGATGGTATACAGTTTTATCTAGACTCTTTCTACTTTGGTGTCACAATTTCAAGTCAGACGTGTTGAGTTATTTATCTATAACGATTTCTTATTTATTCGTTCTCTAAAATGCCAAAAATGGCAAGAATAGCTTATAACAATTGTTGGAACGACTTGCAACATCAGTGAAACTTCTTAGAAATTAGTTAAAGGGGTTAAATTACCATTAGAAGCTGTaagactgtaaaaataaatacatttatgaaattgATTTTCAGGTTAAAGATATGTAACGCTGTCTTTTAATGTTCCTATAAAACGTTTGCTAtatactttgttttaattaattatttttaaaatgaagtgATGATATGATGGAATAATTATTGTGAATGAAATTAATTGGATTACCATAATAAATCCACATCCAAAATGTTAATTCCCCACCAATTGCTGTTCTAACCGTACAACAGATTTAAACAGTTTGGGGATGAATTATGGATTTTAACTTGTGGCAGacaattatgtaaatatatcGAAATTTGAGAGACACACAACACCCAAGAGACGTTGAGTTACAGACTTTGAAATCAAAATGTGTTACTACATGGTCAAGCTCCATTTAAAACTAGAAACCGAAGCAGCATTAAGTGCTGTCTAGTGTCTTTAATATTCTCCTTTTCATTTAACCCAGATTTTTCACCATAATTATAGCATGACGTTTCCATTTGATGTGCTTTATTTATAGGCGAAGCAGTACAAATGGGTGAGTGCAGAGCACAAGCATGGACATCTATAAAAAACAATACGCGCAAGAGGGAGGAGACGCAGTTAAGGGAGTAATACATGCAAGCACTCCGGGTAAAAAGTCCAGTTTAGATGTTTTATATTCCCCTCTTACTGTAACCGTGTCGCGACACCATCCACGCAGAGGGAACTGAAGACACAAGTGGCGCGCGCGCACACACCCACTGCAATGACAAGGAATAAATCAGCTCTGCGTCTACGGAAGACTCCTGAAGGAACTGCATTTTCGCTTGAATGTATCCGAGGAATCTCTGGACGAGGATTACAAAATGATATGTAATTTAAAGCGCCTATAACAGATCCTTTCTTCATCTCCTCTCCTTTATGTCGGGTTTTGCCTCCTGTATTCATTGTGCCCAATGAGAAGAATTAAGCTATCCGTCCATTCAGTTCCACTCAAAAGGAGGGAGGAAAAAGAAACAGAGGGAGATGAGAGCAGCAAATCCCTTTTTTATTCATCTTGTAGCGTTCAATAAGTGAACAATGTGTCGCCTATCAGTCACCAAGGGGATCAGGTCTACGGGACTGTCCCACGCGCTcagtgctgtgagcagagcaTCACTAACACACAGACTgtaagagcagcagcagcagcagcagcggcaCTGGCACTGGCATCACATCCAGGACCCTTTCTGTGACTTCTACGCTGATTTTATGAATAAACTTTGACCCACGCTGTCAGTCGCACTGGAATGTGGAGTGGTAAGTGTCTTGTCTTGCAACAAACTCGAAATTTATTcacttttaataatgtttaaataaagccGCAGCCGTAAGAAGCATCTTATGAAAACATATAGGCACTTTATGGTTCGTGAGTTGCTGTAAGATTCTCTGGAGACTTAAGTCATTTGGAGACTTCTTTGGAAAAGCGTATTCGTGTTCTTTAAGGCATGAGACGGTTTTCGAAAAATCTAGAAAATAACAAGttatttaaaaagtgattttatttttattctcattatcaaatatagttttttttaatgtaggctgATATATGTTTTGtgacatttgttatttttgttgagAGGTATATCTACGATTACAGACTTGTTTACTAACCGTATTTTGATACTAACTTAAAACATACACAtcacacaaaattaaaaatgtccTTGCATTAAAAGctcaaacataaatataaattcgTATTTCTGTGTACTATCCTAATGATTTCCCTATCgtctttaatttaataattgtcaAGATGCTCACTAGCTCCTCTAATATAGAAAGTTATTGACGACATGGCTCATTTTTTGCAGGAATTTGATTTGAGCTTAACTGGTTAACTTTGTCCTTCCAGATATCATGCGGGTCCTCGCGTTGCTCCTCGCAGTCAAAGCGGCATGTGTCCTCCTGGTCTCCTCTCTCACTGGCACAGTGGCGGTGAACAACAGCGGCCGGTGGTGGTAAGATACAGCACTCCCTATAATATATACTAGGCTATGACATTTAGTAAGTTACATATAGTACATTATTGTCAACAACTGGAGCTTTTTCTTTAGTAAGCTGGTGCACAATATCTGTGATCAATAACTAGTTCAAAGTCTCCTAGATCTTTAGTGCATATAGCAGTATACATTAAACGACCAAACCTGTTAGACAAGCTACAGATTTATAATGTCATTTAGTTGTTGGAGTGaatgttatttactttttttattagttaACAATTGCACTGCATATGCGGAGCTGTATAGTAGCCTATACTGTAATTTATAGCTTAcctttatttaaaacaacaacaacaacattatattAGGCATACTGATATAATTAAGTAGTGCGAATTTATGTTTAAGTAGAGAAGTCAAACTCTGTTCCCAAATAAATCAATGCAATCTCATTTAGCCTGTTTACGCGGAGCTGCTGCTTGCGCACCCGCGCGCGCACGCACTCTCTCCCTCTCGGCTTCTCTCTGTCATTTTGACAGTGCGGCTTGAACACGGGACAAGATTTTTCAACCCAATGTGGGATAAATTAAATGCGGATTTATTTTATGGCTGGGAGCAGTTCCTTTCCAGGTCGTTTTCAGGGTCGAATTCATGTAATGTGCTGAGCATTCCGGAGTAGGTAAAAGACACGACTTATAAGCCAAAGCTGTGCTTGTGTGTCATGACGTtgaaaagagaataaaaaaagatacattctAATGCATACCTGTCATAATAACGGCGAAAGGAGAATTAAAAGTGATACATCTAATACTCTAAGAAGAAAGGTTTTGTAATTTCTTTAAtcaattatttagttatttctttaataaattatattatatgctTACCTGATTTTATACCATAGCCTATATATTAAATACACGTGTTATTCAGAGGAATTATACAATTCCGCATCTGACTGGTTCTttgaaaaatgttgtatttatcaaTTTTTCAGATTAGATTTTGGTTCATTGGACATGCCTTGGACCTGTTGCAGCATACTGCCGCACTTGTATTGAGAAATATGCATGCATTGGTTTATGTTCAATATTACatcattaacattttacattaattacatttacattaaaatttttGCACATCAAATGTCTGTGATTCTTATCTCGAAAACTaaaaaaatgacaagaaaacaGCCTAAAGCCCCAAAATCTTGAATGATTCGCATCTCATTCCAGTCAGATGTGAAAACTATCTTTTCCACCTTTCCAAAGTCAACCTTTCTGTTTCTCCACCAGGGGTATTGTGAATGTGGCATCCTCAGGCAATCTCCTCACCAACTCCAAGAACGTGCAGTTGGTGTTGGACCCCAGCCTGGCGTTGCTAAGTCGTCGTCAGAGAAAACTAATCCGGCAAAACCCAGGCATCTTGCATGCCATTGCAGCCGGCTTGCATACAGCCATCAAGGAATGCAAATGGCAGTTTCGTAACCGTCGTTGGAACTGTCCAACCACCCACAGCCCCAACGTCTTTGGCAAAATTGTCAACCGAGGTGAGCATGGCTTCTCGCAGTGATATTGTGAGAGCTTTGAACAATGCACACTATTCATATCTCATACAGTGAAACTGGAGAATATGGAATTACACATTAATATTTTCTGAGACACAGCATGATAGAGATTCTAAGTTGTGCTTATTGTTTTGTTAGGTTGCCGTGAGACTGCATTTGTGTTTGCCATCACAAGTGCCGGTGTTACTCACGCCGTGGCTCGGTCTTGCTCTGAGGGAGCCATTGAGTCCTGCACCTGCGACTACCGGCGCCggggtcctggagggccagacTGGCACTGGGGAGGCTGCAGCGACAATGTGGAATTTGGCAGGATGTTCGGGCGAGAGTTTGTAGATTCCAGTGAGAGGGGCAGAGATCTTCGGTATCTGACCAACCTGCACAACAATGACGCAGGGAGAATGGTAAGAGACAATCAAAAACCATTTGTCTCCTCCAAATGCAGATGACATGAATAGATCTACAGCGTGCCCCAAAGTAAAGATGGAAAGctgctaaaataacattttatcagattaaaatggttatttttatcatgtttattcaGTTAATGAATTATAACCAATTAACTTTACCAATGAAATACTAATAAACTAATCAAAATAAGTATATTTGTGAAGAAGTTGAAGAACCTTATATCCAAAAAGGGTATGTGTTAAGAACAGAAATAAAAGTGTATAAATTATTTTgcacaatatatttaaattatcattACTCTCCCTACAGACAGTCGCATCTGAGATGCAACAAGAGTGCAAGTGTCATGGGATGTCTGGGTCCTGCACTGTGCGAACATGCTGGATGAGACTACCCAGCTTCCGTGTAGTGGGAGACTTCCTGAAGGACCGTTTCGACGGTGCATCCCGAGTCGTGTACGCCAACAAAGGCAGCAACCGTGCATCCCATCGAGCTGACCCCCGCCACCTAGAACCAGAGAACCCAGCACATAAACTCCCTTCGACCCGGGACCTCGTGTATTTTGAAAAGTCACCCAACTTCTGTTCCTACAACGGCAAAACAGGCACACATGGCACTTCGGGACGTACCTGCAACAGTTCATCGCCGGCGCTGGATGGGTGCGAGCTGCTGTGCTGTGGACGGGGATACAAAACTCGAATGGAGCAGGTCACAGAAAGATGCCACTGTACTTTCCATTGGTGCTGTCATGTGAGCTGCCTCAACTGCACCAGTACACAGACTGTCCATCAGTGTCTATGATCAACAAACAGAACGAACTGGAGGCAAGGAACCCAAGCTGGGTATTGAAACTGTGGCCACTGGGGTATCTGGAGGTTATATAGGAATGAATAAACATGTTAAGCATAAAAACTGGAGAAAAGAGATAAGATAGCACAATTAAAAGGGACTAAAGATTTTGTTGGCTGAATAGGCAAGTATATTCAATGTATTAACTACTGAGAAAAGTTCAAAAGTACATGTGCAGGACTCTTGGCTGATGGCAGTCAGAAAAACACGATAGTTTGGTGATGTAGGGCTTCAAATCAAACGAAATAGGTTGAGAACCACTATGCGCAATTCACATGTAGACACAGTTTAAAATTCAGCATGCTGAAGCACTAGTCCTGAGACTTGAGTTTGTCTTCTCTTCTACTGATCGCCATCTCTGGTGCTCTGGAAGCTAGAAAGTAGTAACTGGACACAGTTTGACAGATGTTCCTGTGGTGAGCGAACCACAAGCATGCTCTCTCATAAACCAGTGCAAAACTCTAACAAGAGGGCGGTTCTTGAAAATATTTTAgcgttttgttttctttagctgCAGTCCTACTCGTCTCACATAAAACTGTGTGAAGTGCTTCTCAAGGGATGGGGCTTCCTTTTCCGATTACTATGTAGCGGAATCCCGAACTCGGCCCAACCTCTCGTGATTTCCCATTCGGACCTGCCACACTTCCCGTCATTGCTTTGAGTCTCCTGCCATTTTTTTTAATACCATTTATGATTATGTGGTACACCATGTTATTGTACTGATGGAAAAGTATTGGGAAAAGAAAATTAAGATTGACCCTACATTGACTCGTCAATTCGGCTATTTTTTTTGTCGGAAGTTGTCTACATCGATTACGCACAAGTTCATActagttataaaaaataaaaaaaagtgtgtaaagATAATCCTGTAAATGCCCTGCTACCTAGTTTACAGTGGACAAACAGTtcacatttatgtttttgaaagagccACAATTATGGAAATTGTATTTTGTATATCAGCTAACAAAACCAAAATgttgtaaatattataaatagatATGATCTATATATTTATGCTGCAACTTGCAATGTGAGAAAATGATTTGATCTGAAAGTGGGGTGAATACACTATCATTATTCCAGCCAGTTGTGTGCTAACTTATGCGATGATAGGCCACATATATCTCAGAGACATGATTACTTTGTCAAATGCCTGTTTTGCTTGTCTCTTGACACTTGTGTTTTACATGCACTGAACATCATCTTTTAATATTGTGAatgaaaagtatttattattgtatGATGGCTTTTTTAGAGAAGAAATGCTGATAAGAGGAAATATTTAGCTCAGTTTAGAAGAGTTGTTTCCATATAGAGTGATAGCACAATAAagtttatattttcattatttgttttcaGAGAACCACTCATTTCCTAACAGCGCTCACAGTTTGTGTACAATAACAGGTTTGTCTTTCCGTATGTTCCACAGCGTATTCGCCTCAGTTTAATTTGTGATCCATCAATCATTTCTCAGAACCGCAAACTGATATGACAGGGTATGTCTAAAGCACTTAACCTAAAATCAACAATGTGACTGTGCAAGTATATCCGTTCCTCTAAACATCATTCCCACCACTAAAAGCACGAGAGCAGCCCTCTTCTTCGAACAGTCATGCACCCTAAATCCACAGTAACCGCtgagggaatttgggctttggcGTAACACAGCGTTAAATCTGTGTGTTTTCATGACACTAGAGGTTTTGCTTCACTTAATAtcagaaacaaaataaagaaatggtATTAGAAATAATGACAGGCTGCGTTGCCCCCACCCTGCTGGCGAGGCCGGTGCAACCACAAGAGTTTGGATGAAGGCAGACGATTCTCTCTCTCACCCACCGCAACATATCGCAGGGCCACTGAAGGTCAGCAAGACAGAGCGCTGGGGCGCTGCATCGCAGTCGTCATTACATCCACATCCCAGAACTGAACTGTGAGCAGCCATTAcaccagtctacagtgtcacatgatcctttcgaaattattttaatatgctgatttgatgctcaggggacatttattcttattatcaatgttaaaaatggGTATCTTGCATAACATTCTAAGGATTTGgggtttagataaaaaaaatatatattaaggaaaaaagaaaaacgtaCTTTTATTAACCAAGGATccactgaattgatcaaaagtgacagttaggACATCAACAGTTTTCAAAAATATTGAGCATGAAGTCTTAATGATATTAACAACCATTATTAATTGTGCACCAACAATAactgaaaatcagcatattagaattatttaatttctgaaacattatgtgacactgaacatTGGATCAGTGGCTCTTGAAAAATCTGCCCtttcatcaaatgaataaattctattttaaatgtccataatataataatatataataataattacaatattactgtttcatatatatatatatatatatatatatatatatatatatatatatatatatatatatatatatatatatatatatatatatatatatgcattctaTTAGCaaataaatactgcattttttgatcagataaataatGTCTTTATAATAGCACTTCAATTATTCAAAAATTTTGACTTTGTAGTTACACGGGGcaaaaataaagcacattttacacacacacaaaaaaaaaaactttacaacaaAATACCTTTGAAAACCATAGTTTTGTGGGCTGTGCTCCGACATTGTGTAGTAGCGCCTCCAACGGCCTGACTTTGAATCTGAAACCAACATCCAATCACTATCCTATTACCTCTTGTCTCTTTTCAACTGTCCTAACCAGTACAATTCAACATGTCCAGCAGATAACCTGAAATGCTTCCCTACTTGAAAGTGAAATGATAATGAATAAAACAGAAATCGGGATCATAAACCAATCTTCGATCTTACAGGAAGTTTCTGTATAGATGCATATGCAGtatgtaaaataactaaaaactaaGGCAAAACAGTGCAAGAATGCAGAGCATTAATTAAAACGGGAAAGATATAGTTCAAATAAGAAGAAAAGGATAGAAAAGAGGGATAAAGAAGCAAAGTCAGACTGCATTCCCAGGCACTGGTGGGTTGAGGGAGGCGGAGGGTGGAGGGCTACTGTCATTGTGGGAGTGCTGAAGAGTCACTGATAATTAGCTCAATTAGTGACAAAGGCAGTGTAATAAATACCGACTTAGTGTCTGGGTCCCTGCTGTCCACTCTCTACACGGCCTGTGATGCAGCCAGGGACTGACGGACAATTCATTAAACCGACAAAATACCCCACCGTCCAGGCGTGACGCTGCGAGTTAGCCCCCTACAGGCCCGGCCCATTGTTCTAATTGTCTGGGTTGGAGTCGCTTTCTTGCCATCTCCTCCTCGCCCCCTCCTTCGTCCCCTTCTTTCAAAAAACCCAAGGAGTTAATGCCCCTACCTAACTCTGTAAGTAGGTGATCAGCAggttgggagaaagaaaaaatggaaaGAGTTACTCCGGAGGGAGGGGTACGGTGGGATTAGGGTCCGAGGGTTGCCCGGGAGTGTGAAGACCGGCCCCGATCGGAATGTCGTAGAGATGAGTCCAGAAGCTCGGATGCGGGACAAAGCGAGAGTTAATTAGGAAAGATTGAAGGAGTTGGCGACAATGGGCCGCCACCCGAGTCGAGATGAAATTGCTTCCGCGGATTATTGGGGAGTGAGTGTGTGGGTTGCGGAGATGTGAGGGGTTAGAGCAGCCTTGGATTGATGGCTGCCCCTCTGGTTAGGGAATAGGAGACAGGGGAGGCTGACCGGCTGTTCCCACAGTCTGTTCTGCAGCAGCCACCTTTGACACACGGGCCTGCCAGGCGGCAAGCAGGGAGGGAGGCTGGGAAAGGGAGGAATCTCGAAACACAAGAGCtcttaaaagaaataaattcatTTCGCTTTCCATGCCAATAAGGATCATGATGCACGTATGCAAACGACAGAGTCCCAAAAGTGCAAATTCTGAGTCACCGATTATGATAGACGCAAAACCACTAGCTGAAAACTCATTAACGCTGTACATCTCTATTTAGTAATGTGGTCGAGAGATTTTATGAATTACAGTTTCCCTTAATTGGAGCGCTCTGCTCTTTTTCCAAAACGGAGCAATAAAGTTTTAATTCAATAAGTGCCCTTGAGGGTCTCTGAAGAGCTTCAAGAAACTTAACCTTCCAGTTGTGGTTTGAAGCTAATAGAATAATGGCTCAAAATTAAATCACTTGATAAAAATCCAAAACAAAACCTCACTGGGTTGGACCGAGTAAGAGCTTGGCCGAGCAATGTTGTTGAAGACCGACTACTTTCCATCCGAGGAAAGAAAAGAGGCTCTTTAAACTCATGGGAACTGTACAGCGAACAGGTACAGGATATCTGGACCATTTTTTGTTTCTGATATCTGAAAAGAATAACCCGACGAGCAGCTTTCCCAAAATTTGTTGGAGATAGAATAATGGCAAAAAATTGAAAACACTTGATAAAAATCCAAAACAAAACTTGGGTTGGACCGAGTAAGAGTTGTGCGAAGCAAACTTGTAGAATGATTTCTTTAAattcgaagaaaaaaaaaagtcactttaaGCTTTAAATCCAAATATTACAGAAGGCTGTTCCCTCTTCAAGCTCAGGGCCTGTGGAAAGGGTTGAGATGCAGGCTGCCGGGCAAAATGGACTAAAGAAAGTATATGGAATGTGAGCAAAGTTCGGGTCACTGTGCTGAATAGAGCACAGTGGAGCAGTGGTCACATGCAGGGCTGATGTAGTGTGGGCTCATGGGTTCAACAGAATGTGTGGATTCTGCACAAACCCAAAGAGGGAGGAAAAAACTCTGGTACTTCAAGACAAGAATCCCAACATTCTTTAGTGTCAGCCCTGATGAGAATGGTTTCGGCAGCGCAGCATGCCTGGGAttatgtgtgtctgtgagtgtgtgtgtgataattgCGAGGTGTGCAAGTTCGGTTGTGTGTGGATCTCTGAGCGCCTGGGCATGGCAGCTGGGAAGCAGGCAGAATCCAGGAGATTTGAACCCTACATGCTGCCTGACCCTCTCAGCAGATGGTGGCTCCAGAGAAACTGCAATCTCACATCACAAAGGCTCTAGTCTTGTAACATCTCCATCATTCGCTCCTACTCTGCCTTGCAACTGCTCCCTGAGAAGAAGCAGTGTTAAAGATGACAGTGcattatttggcaaaaaaaaaaaaaaagggctttTAGTCAATATCTGCGAAGGCCTGCACATGACACATGCGGAAGAAAAAAGATATTATAGATATGCAAATTAAGTTTCAATTTAAAAGAATTAATTAGTGGTCATGATTAACATAAAACAAGGGAATTGATAAAACTTTATGGGAACGAATTAGAAATTTGGAACCATGATATCCTGCATATCTTGCACAGGGCTCCATTACTTGTGGAATATTGCGATGTTATTGTGGTgttcttatcagctgtttgatctctcattctgatggcacccattcactgcggaGCATGTATTAGTAAACAAGTCATGTAATgctaaacttctccaaatcttttctgatcaacaaacaaacatatctcggatggcctgagtgtcagcacattttcagcaagttctctttttatttttttactttttcctttATATAGCATGTTTCTAAAGCAGTGGCAATTGCAAATCATGTTAGATGTCTGTGATCTAACTAGATCTTTCAATATGTCCATCCATTTCTCCTGTTTCAaaaggaaatatttaaaaaatcactaTTTAAGTACTTTTGACATACATTGTTTTTAACACAAGAGAGTGTATGACTAACATGAATAACTGTGCAGAGAgagatttttacattatttagtgAATAAGTGGTCCAGAAATAGGAGCCATGCACTCTTAAACTCATTTCTTTCCTGAGGATGTTTCTGTGGAAAGAGGGTGGGTATTATAAACCATTAGACTGATGTCTGTGGCTTATACGGAGCAATGTGTGCAGTGCAGTTTAGAATGGAGCCTGGATGATGTACAAGTCTGCGggagaaagtctgtgtgaaatAATATCTGTATTCCTGTGTAAGTGTGTACATCAGCGTGTGTGTGGGCGAATGGGCCTGATGCAGTAATGATTTAGATGGCAATATCGACCCCCCCTAACTAATGGACCATGACCTCTTGATTTAGTCCATTGAGGCGACAGGCGGTTCTCAGTAGGCCTGTTTTTCAGCCAGGCTAAATCACTTTCTGCAACCACATGATGACAGAGATAAAGTTTAAATAATTGTGCCATATCTTTTGTTTGTGGTAAAAAGTGAATCATTACTGTTGTTTCAGAAACTAatgttttaaagaatgcaaaagaaaatatgagtgcttttttgtccataaaataaaagtcaatggggtccagtgttgtttgcaGCGTTGCTACTTACCATAAATACTGTAGTggtaaatagtaatattttagtttatctgCAGTGCTTCATGCACTTTTATCCAGaattgggaagaaaaaaaaaatggtatatcAATGGTACTATTGTCTAAATGCAATCCACTGGGGGAAAAAGTTgttaaagacaaagaaaaaagcattgggttttttggttttaattattGGCTATGTTTTTACAGCAACATTGGGCAAGTGTTCAGCTCTGACACATGAACGGAGGAATGTTTATTTGCTGCAGTTTAGGGGCATAGTGGTTACAGGAACACTGACACATTCCTCTGTCACCATCTCTCcccttttctctctgtctcatAATATCTTAAAAAAACTATTCagcttctgcacacacacacacacacacacacattgactgAAGCTTTCTCTTATCAGATTCAATTTACAGATGCTAATATTACAGTCACAGCTATCTTTCCATCAGGTCCCAACACTAAAATGGATATCTTAAATGCTGTACTATTACAAAGTCAAAGAAAAACACAATATGAGTGGGAGGGAATTTGATTGCATGCACCTTTTAGTCAGTGGGGCTAGGTTTCATCTTTTCTACTCCCATCAGTGACACTGCAAAGAAGACATTTTTCTTGGCAACAGCTCTCTAACTGCAGTGACACAGGGGACAGTCAACTACAGGAGCTACACATCCACTCTTCAAGACTGCACATGCATGCTGAGAGCAGCTTGCATAAGAACACCTCCCTCTTTTGCCCCCACCCTTCACCAGCACTCCACTCCACAACCCAACTCTATAATCACTTCCAGAAGCAAACCAGAGGACATTTCTGAAATGTCATCAGCCAAACGTCCATCATTGTCTATAATTTTTGAAAT
It encodes the following:
- the wnt1 gene encoding protein Wnt-1; protein product: MWSDIMRVLALLLAVKAACVLLVSSLTGTVAVNNSGRWWGIVNVASSGNLLTNSKNVQLVLDPSLALLSRRQRKLIRQNPGILHAIAAGLHTAIKECKWQFRNRRWNCPTTHSPNVFGKIVNRGCRETAFVFAITSAGVTHAVARSCSEGAIESCTCDYRRRGPGGPDWHWGGCSDNVEFGRMFGREFVDSSERGRDLRYLTNLHNNDAGRMTVASEMQQECKCHGMSGSCTVRTCWMRLPSFRVVGDFLKDRFDGASRVVYANKGSNRASHRADPRHLEPENPAHKLPSTRDLVYFEKSPNFCSYNGKTGTHGTSGRTCNSSSPALDGCELLCCGRGYKTRMEQVTERCHCTFHWCCHVSCLNCTSTQTVHQCL